In one window of Acidobacteriota bacterium DNA:
- a CDS encoding efflux RND transporter permease subunit: MSTHDDDAPRVSGEETLPGVETTAREPVDLEPEDPGEDDRGSRLSSFTTSRPVAVLMVFIALAVFGFMSYGRLPVTLMPELTYPTLTVRTTYPGAAPEEVENDISRPIEEALGVIGGLRRISSISRSGVSDVVMEFSWDTEISDATQDALERLDLVFLPDEAERPLILHYDPSLDPVMELSLSGAGGRFADEEGLRRLRRLADLQIKRALEPVTGVAAVRVRGGLEEEIHVLIDEKKLSRTGLSIQTVINRLSQENINVAGGTIKEGRTEYMVRTLNEYEDIGQIENTVVARLAGRDVRLRDLGTVQWSHKEREIETRTDGGESVQIDIFKEADANIVALAKRVRLRLGEIDEEAAAGASASERGGPGGRQQAAGLAQQLFVNEGAKLQVVADRSLFIESSINEVRNTAIIGGILAILVLFVFLRNVKTTLIVAVSIPVSLLITFGPLKVLGVSLNIMSLGGLALGIGMLVDSSIVVLESIFRCREEGDDVVPAAVRGTGEVRAAVIASTLTSIAVFFPMVFVEGIAGEAFGDLGLAVVISLLASLLVAVFLIPMLASRQGIRQGRELSDGVFSSFETWGACRRDFAAYRGRFGQGGVLARLGRIVSLPLVLLYFLLRLVLGSVFELVAKLLIGGGLLFGVLLRRVLLPFLGIVFKVLMFLPSKITEGALGFLRNTYPPVLRWAIRHTGTVALVALLLIAGSVAIALELDNELLPEVHQGEFTFEVALPVGTPIQETNRILEPVEQAILAERDSIEALILTVGFDAANSQRSDEGEHTARFKVLLDRPQIGFGQKVAWFLSGRLWRETDLRAREEAVIARIRQSLAEVPDLDARVVRPVLFSSKTPIEVEVHGDNLAELKRQGEEVRAMMASLPELTDVEVTLKSGAPEVQIVYDRELLLRYGLNLRGTAELVRNQVKGFEATRFNLQDRRVPILVRLGEDDRESVEDLRALVVNPSGSRPIPLASIADVSLGEGPSEVRRVDGRRVALVNANIGEGSLGGAVAAIENALTHKVDWPSDMTYYIAGQNEEWQRSRGSLYLALALSIFLVYVIMAAQFESLVQPLVIMFTIPLAFLGTVLALQILGISLSIVVVLGMIMLAGIVVNNAIVLVDYINTLRGRGLSRDAAIVTAGEARLRPILMTTATTVLGLLPMALGVGDGAEIRTPMAIAVISGLVVSTALTLLIVPAVYALFDRIQSRLLGREEATEEAAGGLYSEPETALT, translated from the coding sequence ATGAGCACTCACGACGATGATGCGCCGCGGGTGAGCGGCGAAGAGACCCTGCCGGGAGTCGAGACGACGGCCCGCGAGCCGGTCGATCTCGAACCCGAAGATCCCGGAGAGGACGATCGCGGAAGCCGTTTGTCGAGCTTCACGACCAGCCGACCGGTGGCGGTCTTGATGGTGTTCATCGCCCTGGCGGTGTTCGGCTTCATGTCCTACGGGCGCCTGCCGGTGACCCTGATGCCGGAGCTGACCTATCCCACCTTGACGGTGCGCACCACCTACCCGGGGGCGGCGCCGGAAGAGGTCGAAAACGACATCAGCCGGCCGATCGAGGAAGCGCTCGGCGTGATCGGCGGCCTGCGCCGGATTTCGAGCATCAGCCGCTCCGGGGTGAGCGATGTGGTGATGGAGTTCTCCTGGGACACGGAGATCTCCGATGCCACCCAGGATGCCCTCGAGCGCCTCGACCTGGTCTTTCTGCCGGACGAGGCGGAACGGCCGCTGATCCTGCACTACGACCCGTCCCTCGACCCGGTGATGGAGCTCTCCCTCTCCGGCGCCGGCGGCCGCTTCGCCGACGAGGAGGGCTTGCGGCGCCTGCGGCGCCTGGCGGATCTGCAGATCAAGCGCGCCCTCGAGCCGGTCACCGGGGTGGCGGCGGTGCGAGTGCGCGGCGGTCTCGAGGAAGAAATCCACGTCCTGATCGACGAGAAGAAGCTGTCGCGCACCGGCCTGTCGATCCAGACCGTGATCAATCGCCTGTCGCAGGAGAACATCAACGTCGCCGGCGGCACGATCAAAGAAGGGCGCACCGAGTACATGGTGCGAACCCTCAACGAGTACGAGGACATCGGGCAGATCGAGAACACGGTGGTGGCGCGCCTCGCCGGCCGGGACGTTCGCCTGCGCGACCTCGGCACCGTCCAGTGGTCGCACAAGGAGCGGGAGATCGAGACCCGTACCGATGGCGGCGAGAGTGTTCAGATCGACATCTTCAAGGAGGCGGACGCCAACATCGTCGCCCTCGCCAAGCGAGTGCGACTCCGTCTCGGGGAGATCGATGAAGAGGCCGCTGCGGGAGCCTCGGCGAGTGAACGGGGTGGCCCCGGCGGCCGTCAGCAGGCGGCGGGGCTGGCGCAGCAGCTATTCGTCAACGAAGGCGCCAAGCTGCAGGTGGTGGCGGACCGGTCGCTGTTCATCGAGAGCAGCATCAACGAGGTGCGCAACACCGCCATCATCGGCGGCATTCTCGCCATCCTGGTGCTCTTTGTGTTCCTGCGCAACGTCAAGACCACGCTGATCGTGGCGGTGTCGATTCCGGTGTCGTTGCTGATCACCTTCGGACCCCTGAAAGTGCTCGGGGTATCCCTCAACATCATGTCCCTGGGCGGTCTCGCTCTCGGCATCGGCATGTTGGTGGACTCTTCGATCGTGGTGCTCGAATCGATTTTCCGCTGTCGCGAAGAGGGCGACGACGTGGTGCCGGCGGCGGTGCGTGGCACCGGCGAAGTGCGCGCTGCGGTCATCGCCTCGACGCTGACCTCGATTGCGGTGTTCTTCCCGATGGTCTTCGTCGAGGGCATCGCCGGCGAGGCCTTCGGTGATCTCGGTCTGGCGGTGGTGATCTCGCTGCTCGCTTCGCTGCTGGTGGCGGTGTTTCTGATTCCGATGCTGGCCAGCCGCCAGGGCATTCGCCAAGGGCGCGAGCTGAGCGACGGCGTGTTCTCGAGCTTCGAAACCTGGGGCGCCTGCCGCCGCGACTTCGCGGCCTACCGAGGTCGCTTCGGGCAGGGCGGAGTCCTGGCTCGTCTCGGGCGCATCGTCAGCCTGCCCTTGGTGTTGCTCTACTTCTTGCTTCGCCTGGTCTTGGGATCCGTCTTCGAGCTCGTCGCCAAGCTGTTGATCGGTGGCGGCCTGCTCTTCGGGGTTCTGTTGCGGCGAGTGCTGCTGCCGTTCCTCGGAATCGTCTTCAAGGTGCTGATGTTCTTGCCCAGCAAGATCACCGAGGGGGCGCTGGGGTTCCTGCGCAACACCTATCCGCCGGTGCTGCGTTGGGCGATCCGTCACACCGGCACGGTGGCCCTGGTGGCCCTGCTGTTGATCGCCGGCTCGGTGGCGATTGCCCTCGAGCTCGACAACGAGCTGCTGCCGGAGGTCCATCAGGGAGAGTTCACCTTCGAGGTGGCGCTGCCGGTGGGTACCCCGATCCAGGAGACCAATCGCATTCTCGAGCCGGTGGAGCAGGCCATCCTGGCGGAGCGCGACAGCATCGAGGCGCTCATCCTGACGGTCGGCTTCGACGCCGCCAACTCGCAGCGCTCCGACGAGGGTGAGCACACCGCTCGCTTCAAGGTGTTGCTCGATCGTCCGCAGATCGGCTTCGGCCAGAAGGTGGCCTGGTTCCTTTCCGGTCGCCTGTGGCGGGAAACCGATCTGAGGGCCCGCGAAGAGGCGGTGATCGCCCGCATTCGGCAGAGCCTGGCAGAGGTGCCGGATCTCGATGCGCGGGTGGTGCGTCCGGTGCTGTTCAGCTCCAAGACACCGATCGAGGTCGAGGTCCACGGCGACAACCTGGCGGAGCTCAAGCGTCAGGGTGAAGAGGTGCGAGCGATGATGGCGTCCCTGCCGGAGCTCACCGATGTCGAGGTGACCCTGAAGAGCGGCGCGCCGGAGGTGCAGATCGTCTACGACCGCGAGCTGCTGCTGCGCTATGGCCTCAACCTGCGCGGCACGGCGGAGCTGGTGCGCAACCAGGTCAAGGGCTTCGAGGCGACGCGCTTCAATCTGCAGGACCGGCGGGTGCCGATCCTGGTGCGCCTCGGCGAGGACGATCGTGAGTCGGTGGAAGACCTGCGGGCGCTGGTGGTCAACCCCTCCGGCAGCCGGCCGATTCCGCTGGCCTCGATTGCCGACGTCTCCCTCGGAGAAGGCCCGAGCGAGGTGCGCCGGGTCGATGGCCGACGGGTTGCCCTGGTCAACGCCAACATCGGCGAGGGTTCGCTCGGTGGGGCGGTGGCGGCAATCGAGAACGCCCTCACCCACAAGGTCGACTGGCCATCCGACATGACCTACTACATCGCCGGCCAGAACGAAGAGTGGCAGCGCAGCCGCGGCAGTCTCTATCTCGCCCTGGCGCTGTCGATCTTCCTGGTCTACGTCATCATGGCGGCCCAGTTCGAGTCCTTGGTCCAGCCGCTGGTGATCATGTTCACCATCCCCCTGGCCTTCCTCGGCACGGTGCTGGCGCTGCAGATTCTCGGCATCAGCCTGTCGATCGTGGTGGTGCTCGGCATGATCATGCTGGCGGGGATCGTGGTCAACAACGCCATCGTGCTGGTCGACTACATCAACACTCTGCGCGGCCGAGGCCTGAGTCGCGACGCCGCCATCGTGACCGCCGGCGAGGCCCGTCTACGACCGATCCTGATGACCACCGCGACCACCGTCCTCGGTTTGCTGCCGATGGCCTTGGGGGTCGGTGACGGCGCCGAGATCCGCACCCCGATGGCGATTGCGGTGATCAGCGGGCTGGTGGTCTCGACGGCGCTGACGCTGCTGATCGTTCCGGCCGTCTACGCCCTCTTCGATCGCATTCAGTCGCGCCTGCTGGGGCGCGAGGAGGCTACCGAAGAGGCCGCCGGCGGGCTCTACTCGGAACCGGAAACGGCCCTGACCTGA
- a CDS encoding efflux transporter outer membrane subunit codes for MNRPLPAAGGLLLVFALALALGCTSAPPASTPELAFEPPQSWTRPAPPTPLPEPTWWRNFDDPTLDDLIREALTSNYDLAGTAARLAAAEARARIAGADRKPSVSAGFDGSRGRQNFIGLPIPGASGGVLSNTSTSLGLSLSGSWEIDLWGRLRANAGAAQAQREASAADLRAARVSLAGLTAKAWFAALDAEAQLRLAEAELGNRQATTDRIRRRYRRGVRSALDLRLAAANEASEAATLPQRRQQVEESRRRLELLLGRYPSAEVASAGTLPPLPAALPAGLPADLLQQRPDLAAAERRLAAAGFSLVAARAALYPQIRLTGSAGRSSNELGDLVDSDFSIWNLAGNLLQPVFQGGRLRAAVELSEAQRQELLAAYSGSIQRAFGEVESALAAELFLDQQLTALGEAVQEAEAARALAEQRYDAGLIDYLTVLETQRSAFLAQRLLLTAQRQRLDARVDLHLALGGDFDLLPPNSPETPSK; via the coding sequence TTGAACAGACCGCTCCCCGCCGCCGGTGGACTCCTCTTGGTCTTCGCCCTCGCGCTCGCCCTCGGATGCACTTCCGCACCGCCGGCGAGCACCCCCGAGCTGGCTTTCGAACCGCCCCAATCCTGGACCCGCCCGGCCCCTCCGACACCGCTCCCGGAGCCCACCTGGTGGCGCAACTTCGACGACCCGACCCTCGATGACCTGATTCGCGAAGCCCTGACCAGCAACTACGACCTCGCCGGCACCGCGGCACGGCTCGCCGCCGCCGAAGCCCGTGCACGCATCGCCGGCGCCGACCGCAAGCCGAGCGTCAGCGCCGGCTTCGATGGCTCGCGCGGCCGGCAGAACTTCATCGGCCTGCCGATTCCCGGTGCCAGCGGCGGCGTTCTCTCGAACACGTCGACCTCCCTCGGCCTCAGCCTCAGCGGCTCCTGGGAGATCGACCTGTGGGGCCGCCTGCGAGCCAACGCCGGCGCCGCCCAGGCGCAGCGCGAAGCTAGCGCGGCGGACCTGCGAGCGGCCCGCGTGTCGCTCGCCGGACTGACCGCCAAGGCCTGGTTCGCGGCCCTCGATGCGGAGGCTCAGCTGCGGTTGGCGGAAGCGGAGCTGGGCAACCGCCAGGCCACCACGGACCGCATTCGACGGCGCTATCGGCGCGGTGTGCGCAGCGCCCTCGACCTGCGCCTGGCGGCCGCCAACGAGGCCTCCGAAGCTGCCACCCTGCCGCAGCGGCGGCAGCAGGTCGAGGAGAGTCGTCGCCGCCTCGAGCTCCTCCTCGGCCGTTATCCGTCCGCCGAGGTGGCGAGCGCCGGCACCTTGCCGCCTCTGCCGGCGGCGTTGCCGGCGGGGCTGCCGGCGGACCTCCTGCAGCAACGTCCGGATCTGGCGGCCGCCGAGCGGCGCCTGGCGGCGGCTGGCTTCTCGCTGGTGGCGGCGCGCGCCGCCCTCTACCCGCAGATCCGCCTCACCGGCAGCGCCGGCCGCTCGTCGAACGAGCTCGGGGATCTGGTGGACAGTGACTTCTCGATCTGGAACCTGGCCGGAAACCTGCTGCAGCCGGTTTTCCAGGGCGGCCGCCTACGCGCCGCCGTCGAACTCTCGGAGGCCCAGCGCCAGGAGCTGCTGGCCGCCTACTCGGGTTCCATCCAACGCGCCTTCGGCGAGGTCGAATCGGCCTTGGCGGCGGAGCTCTTTCTCGACCAACAGCTCACCGCCCTCGGCGAGGCGGTGCAGGAGGCGGAAGCCGCCCGCGCCCTCGCCGAGCAACGCTACGATGCCGGACTGATCGACTATCTGACGGTGCTCGAGACCCAGCGCTCGGCCTTCCTCGCCCAACGCTTGCTGCTCACCGCCCAACGCCAACGGCTCGATGCCCGCGTCGACCTCCACCTCGCCCTCGGCGGCGATTTCGACTTACTTCCCCCGAACTCTCCGGAGACCCCGTCGAAATGA
- a CDS encoding efflux RND transporter periplasmic adaptor subunit, translating to MNSVKTLLLVLLMAAFVMTQTGCAGSDTDAAEATTAEKAADGEAGEDEKEDETVPVEVVELRRGAIEETLRYSTNLEAENSVTVFAEAARRVQELRVEEGDRVRKGQILVRLQDEEQRTRLAKVQSQYDKSSREYERQKRLHADELISEQAFNDATYDLEQLKLELEEAQRQLSYTEVRAPISGTMTARMVSLGDYVTVNQALFEMVDFDSIVARVYVPEKVLHRVEIGQNARISAPALQGDSFRGRVQRLAPIVDPQSGTVKVTVSTPPRGGLRPGMYVDVELVTAVRDDALLVPKRALVYDEDQIFVYRLADDMTVERVIVEAALEDKENIEPVAGIAAGDRLVVAGQAGLKDGAEVRVVQAAMAPEATEGQVVAE from the coding sequence ATGAATTCAGTCAAGACGCTGCTGCTCGTCCTGCTAATGGCGGCCTTCGTCATGACCCAGACCGGTTGCGCTGGTAGCGACACCGATGCTGCCGAGGCGACGACCGCTGAGAAGGCCGCCGATGGTGAGGCGGGCGAGGACGAAAAGGAAGACGAGACCGTTCCGGTGGAGGTCGTCGAGCTCCGCCGGGGTGCCATCGAGGAGACCCTGCGCTATTCCACCAATCTCGAGGCCGAGAACTCGGTGACCGTGTTCGCCGAGGCGGCGCGTCGGGTTCAGGAGCTGCGGGTCGAAGAAGGGGACCGGGTGCGCAAGGGCCAGATTCTGGTGCGGCTGCAGGACGAAGAGCAGCGCACCCGCCTGGCCAAGGTGCAGAGCCAGTACGACAAGTCCTCCCGCGAGTACGAGCGCCAGAAGCGCCTGCATGCCGACGAGCTGATCAGCGAGCAGGCCTTCAATGACGCCACCTACGATCTCGAGCAGCTCAAGCTCGAGCTCGAAGAGGCCCAGCGTCAGCTCTCCTACACCGAGGTGCGGGCGCCGATCTCCGGCACCATGACGGCGCGCATGGTCAGCCTCGGCGACTATGTGACGGTCAATCAGGCGCTGTTCGAGATGGTCGACTTCGATTCCATCGTGGCGCGGGTCTACGTACCCGAGAAGGTGCTCCACCGGGTCGAGATCGGTCAGAACGCCCGAATCAGTGCACCGGCCCTGCAGGGCGACAGCTTCCGCGGCCGGGTGCAGCGCCTGGCGCCGATCGTCGATCCCCAGAGCGGCACCGTCAAGGTGACCGTTTCGACACCCCCTCGGGGCGGCCTGCGGCCGGGCATGTATGTCGATGTCGAGCTGGTGACGGCGGTGCGCGATGACGCCCTGCTGGTGCCGAAGCGGGCGCTGGTCTATGACGAGGACCAGATCTTCGTCTATCGCCTGGCGGACGATATGACGGTCGAGCGGGTGATCGTGGAAGCCGCCCTCGAAGACAAGGAGAACATCGAGCCGGTGGCCGGAATCGCGGCCGGGGACCGCCTGGTGGTGGCGGGGCAGGCCGGTCTCAAGGACGGCGCCGAGGTGCGTGTGGTGCAGGCTGCAATGGCTCCCGAGGCGACCGAGGGACAGGTTGTTGCGGAATGA
- a CDS encoding TetR/AcrR family transcriptional regulator has product MNLPSNPTKDVLLDAAERLFAAHGIARSSLRAITQEAGTNLASVNYHFGSKDALIRAVFARRIRPINGERLRRLDALEAEGTPSVSQIARAFVAPILRMMRDPDHTPQAIAQLMSRAFSEPGDEVRTILVAEFRPILERFTAAFARVLPHLSAEEIFWRFHFMVGSMVHTVTAGLLRKHFGPPGNPVEVEALDTDILEQRLVAFVTAGFSTAACGDPPEAGEHP; this is encoded by the coding sequence ATGAACTTGCCTTCGAATCCCACCAAGGACGTCCTCCTCGATGCCGCCGAGCGCCTGTTCGCGGCTCACGGCATCGCCCGCTCCTCGCTGCGCGCCATCACCCAGGAGGCGGGCACCAACCTGGCTTCGGTGAACTACCACTTCGGCTCCAAGGACGCCCTCATCCGGGCCGTCTTCGCGCGCCGCATTCGCCCCATCAACGGCGAGCGCCTGCGCCGCCTCGACGCCCTCGAAGCCGAGGGTACGCCGAGCGTCAGCCAGATCGCGCGCGCCTTCGTGGCGCCGATCCTGCGCATGATGCGCGATCCGGATCACACTCCCCAGGCCATCGCCCAACTGATGAGCCGAGCCTTCTCCGAACCCGGCGACGAAGTCCGAACCATCCTGGTGGCGGAGTTCCGGCCGATCCTCGAGCGCTTCACCGCGGCCTTCGCCCGCGTCCTCCCCCACCTCTCGGCGGAGGAGATCTTCTGGCGCTTTCACTTCATGGTGGGCTCGATGGTCCACACCGTCACCGCTGGACTGCTGAGAAAACACTTCGGCCCCCCCGGCAACCCGGTCGAGGTCGAAGCTCTCGACACCGACATCCTCGAACAGCGCCTCGTGGCCTTCGTGACGGCGGGCTTTTCGACCGCCGCCTGCGGAGACCCTCCCGAGGCCGGAGAACACCCTTGA
- a CDS encoding efflux RND transporter permease subunit, whose amino-acid sequence MKKRTRLESLLPKFSLDRRITVLVLLATTLVVGLVSTVGIPLELFPRGFTASFLAVNVPWSDAPAREVLDKVILPLEEELATVKGLNRISSFSTTGFGRVFLSFKQNTDMDIAYREVRDRVQRARARMPEDADRVYIRKEDSSGFPVAMVGLGIDPTVTNGYDLIEKGIKMPLERLDGVAKVDPQGLEEKEILIELDRERTEAAGLNIYEIAQDLGSDNFSLASGSVYSGGKKLLLRSVARYPDLDAVRNRSVAPSVRVGDIASVTYEEPDKKYRVRVNGRPAVALQVFKEGEANTLAVSRRVHALVDKMQEDPRLAGVEMTVFFDQGSVILESLGTLLDSGKIGALFAVAVLFFFLRRARMTLIITLSVPLSMLIALTVMYFAGESLNILSLLGLMICIGLLVDNSVVVAENIYRMHKDGVPRRQACIRGASEIALAVTMATLTTVIVFLPVSLVEGEGQFFLLRMAIPVSVSLLASLFVALVFIPLSVYLTLPANGGDHRDSFMQRSHKRVNGVLARAYDATFERINRGYGRLLSFFLRRRLDLMLGILGVAVITGIAAGGRELKVVDQDEDERPGFEIDIELPQTYSFEETERFFLQVEEIMLANQEDWGLEGHFFFHRTNWGEIEGWFPSERTNDMTPRQVTEAVLEALPEAPGVEYYTGSEDESGADDESIYAITLNGEDPDQLETIVEDLEDVFASVDGVLGVKKLSSSQRQPNELSLVVDRDRAQKQEVNPQVIAGVVGYALRGQSLPKFYADGREIQVRVRFEEEDRESLAELSDFGVPTETGSMVPLASLTDVEYTAGAKSIFRREKRMARTITLELEEGSEEDTRKALTALKNRIDLPEGVVFGGRSRANTTGEETAAMGFAALMSILFIYLLMGFLFESFILPLSIVFTIPLAGIGVAWGHIIAGKNIDFLGMVGMVLLIGVVVNNGIVLIDYINRLRRWGHERSEAVLIAARRRFRPIMMTALTTIFGMIPLTLGRTSEIGISYKSFGYTLIGGLTTATLLTLLVVPVLYTLFDDARERFMQLFRRVFRNFGSAEPAPAE is encoded by the coding sequence ATGAAGAAACGCACGCGCCTGGAAAGTCTGCTTCCCAAGTTCTCCCTCGATCGGCGCATCACCGTCCTCGTGCTCCTCGCCACCACCCTGGTGGTGGGCTTGGTGTCGACGGTCGGGATTCCTCTCGAGCTCTTCCCGCGCGGCTTCACGGCCTCGTTCCTGGCGGTCAACGTGCCGTGGAGCGATGCGCCGGCGCGGGAGGTTCTCGACAAGGTGATCCTGCCCCTCGAAGAGGAGCTGGCGACTGTCAAGGGGCTGAATCGCATCAGCTCCTTCTCGACCACCGGTTTCGGTCGAGTTTTTCTGTCCTTCAAACAGAACACCGACATGGACATCGCGTACCGCGAGGTGCGCGATCGCGTCCAGCGGGCGCGGGCTCGCATGCCGGAGGATGCCGATCGGGTCTATATCCGCAAGGAGGATTCCTCGGGCTTTCCGGTGGCGATGGTCGGCCTGGGGATCGATCCCACGGTGACCAACGGCTACGACCTGATCGAGAAGGGCATCAAGATGCCCCTCGAGCGCCTCGACGGCGTTGCCAAGGTCGACCCACAGGGGCTCGAGGAGAAGGAAATCCTGATCGAGCTCGACCGTGAGCGCACCGAAGCGGCGGGCCTCAACATCTACGAGATCGCCCAGGACCTCGGCAGCGACAACTTCAGTCTCGCCAGTGGCTCGGTGTACTCCGGTGGCAAGAAGCTGCTGTTGCGCTCGGTGGCGCGGTACCCCGATCTTGACGCCGTGCGCAACCGCTCGGTGGCACCCTCGGTACGAGTCGGAGATATCGCCTCGGTGACCTATGAGGAGCCGGACAAGAAGTACCGAGTGCGGGTCAACGGTCGTCCGGCGGTGGCTCTCCAGGTGTTCAAGGAGGGCGAGGCCAACACCCTCGCAGTGTCGCGCCGGGTTCACGCCTTGGTGGACAAGATGCAGGAGGATCCCCGCCTGGCGGGCGTCGAGATGACGGTCTTTTTCGATCAAGGGTCGGTGATTCTCGAGTCCCTCGGCACCCTGCTCGACAGCGGCAAGATCGGCGCCCTGTTCGCCGTCGCGGTGCTGTTCTTCTTCCTCCGCCGGGCGCGCATGACGCTGATCATCACGCTGTCCGTGCCGCTGTCGATGCTGATCGCCCTGACCGTCATGTACTTCGCTGGCGAGAGCCTCAACATCCTGTCGCTCCTCGGGTTGATGATCTGTATCGGTTTGTTGGTGGACAACTCGGTGGTGGTGGCCGAGAACATCTATCGCATGCACAAGGACGGCGTGCCGCGGCGCCAAGCCTGTATCCGCGGCGCCAGCGAGATCGCCCTCGCCGTCACCATGGCGACGCTCACCACGGTGATCGTTTTCCTGCCGGTGTCGCTGGTCGAAGGCGAAGGTCAGTTCTTCCTGCTGCGGATGGCGATTCCGGTGTCCGTCTCGCTGCTGGCGTCGCTGTTCGTGGCGCTGGTGTTCATTCCGTTGAGCGTCTACCTGACGTTGCCGGCGAACGGCGGTGACCACCGGGACAGCTTCATGCAGCGCAGCCACAAGCGGGTCAACGGAGTGTTGGCGCGCGCCTACGACGCCACCTTCGAACGCATCAATCGCGGTTATGGCCGGTTGCTGTCGTTCTTCCTGCGCCGCCGCCTCGACCTGATGCTCGGCATTCTCGGGGTGGCGGTGATCACCGGCATCGCCGCCGGCGGCCGCGAGCTCAAGGTGGTCGATCAGGACGAAGACGAGCGCCCCGGGTTCGAGATCGACATCGAGCTGCCACAGACCTACTCCTTCGAGGAAACGGAGCGTTTCTTCCTGCAGGTGGAAGAGATCATGCTGGCGAATCAGGAAGACTGGGGGCTCGAAGGGCACTTCTTCTTCCATCGCACCAACTGGGGTGAGATCGAGGGCTGGTTCCCCAGCGAGCGGACCAACGACATGACCCCCCGTCAGGTGACCGAGGCGGTCCTCGAGGCGCTGCCGGAGGCTCCCGGCGTGGAGTACTACACCGGGTCCGAGGACGAGTCCGGCGCCGACGACGAGTCGATCTATGCGATCACCCTCAACGGCGAAGACCCGGATCAGCTCGAGACCATCGTCGAGGATCTCGAGGATGTCTTCGCCTCCGTCGACGGCGTGCTGGGGGTGAAGAAGCTCTCCAGCAGTCAACGCCAACCCAACGAGCTGTCGTTGGTGGTCGACCGCGACCGGGCGCAGAAGCAGGAGGTCAATCCGCAGGTGATCGCCGGGGTGGTGGGCTATGCCCTGCGCGGCCAATCCCTGCCCAAGTTCTACGCCGATGGACGGGAGATCCAGGTGCGGGTGCGGTTCGAAGAAGAGGACCGCGAGAGCTTGGCCGAGCTGTCCGACTTCGGAGTGCCGACGGAGACCGGTTCGATGGTGCCGCTGGCGTCCTTGACGGACGTCGAGTACACCGCCGGAGCGAAGTCGATCTTCCGGCGCGAGAAGCGCATGGCTCGCACCATCACCCTCGAGCTCGAGGAGGGGAGCGAGGAAGATACGCGCAAGGCCTTGACTGCCCTCAAGAACCGCATCGACCTGCCGGAAGGAGTTGTCTTCGGTGGCCGCAGTCGAGCCAACACGACCGGCGAAGAGACTGCTGCCATGGGGTTTGCGGCCTTGATGTCGATCCTCTTCATCTACCTCCTGATGGGCTTTCTGTTCGAGAGCTTCATCCTGCCCCTGTCGATCGTCTTCACGATTCCCCTCGCCGGTATCGGCGTCGCCTGGGGGCACATCATCGCCGGCAAGAACATCGACTTCCTGGGCATGGTGGGAATGGTGCTGCTGATCGGCGTGGTGGTCAACAACGGCATTGTGCTGATCGACTACATCAACCGCCTGAGACGTTGGGGACACGAGCGTTCCGAAGCCGTCTTGATCGCGGCGCGGCGGCGTTTCCGGCCGATCATGATGACCGCCCTGACCACCATCTTCGGCATGATTCCCCTGACCCTCGGCAGGACCAGCGAGATCGGCATCTCCTACAAGAGCTTTGGCTACACCTTGATCGGTGGATTGACCACTGCGACGCTGCTCACGCTGCTGGTGGTTCCGGTGCTCTACACCCTGTTCGACGACGCCCGCGAGCGCTTCATGCAGCTCTTCCGGCGGGTGTTCCGGAACTTCGGCAGCGCCGAGCCGGCACCGGCCGAGTAG